The Alphaproteobacteria bacterium genome includes a window with the following:
- a CDS encoding TAXI family TRAP transporter solute-binding subunit, giving the protein MFKKPTLSIAALALAGSLGVTAAPAVAEDIVFMTGPAGGSWYPLGGAIKNILEAEVPGMNVTIRPGAGLINLKGVSGGKAHMGFSLVMSAVDGLNGKPPFEEKLGDICNLGSLYNNFLQIPTTDFSFNSAADLKGKKLVTLPRGNTTELGARALLKAAGLGYDDMSKVNFASISDGVNMLKDGQADVMMTITSVPNGSLLDLTNSRKIKFLSITDEQFAAMKKENAGWGRLTIPANSYPNQTEPVEIAGFPAHLILNCSTVSEESAYNMTKALINRGQELGAIVKTLSNITAKDMATDIGVPLHPGSAKAYKEAGAL; this is encoded by the coding sequence ATGTTCAAGAAACCAACATTATCCATTGCAGCCCTTGCACTTGCCGGTTCGCTGGGTGTGACCGCCGCACCAGCCGTGGCGGAAGATATCGTATTCATGACCGGCCCGGCCGGCGGCAGCTGGTACCCGCTGGGCGGCGCCATCAAGAATATTCTGGAAGCCGAAGTTCCCGGGATGAACGTCACTATCCGCCCCGGCGCCGGCCTGATCAACCTGAAGGGCGTATCCGGCGGGAAGGCGCATATGGGCTTCAGCCTGGTCATGTCCGCGGTCGACGGCCTGAATGGGAAGCCGCCATTCGAAGAGAAACTGGGAGACATCTGCAATCTGGGTTCCCTGTACAATAACTTCCTGCAGATTCCGACGACGGATTTTTCGTTCAACTCCGCCGCCGACCTGAAGGGCAAGAAACTTGTCACCCTGCCGCGCGGCAACACAACCGAACTTGGCGCCCGGGCGCTGCTCAAGGCCGCCGGTCTCGGCTATGACGACATGAGCAAGGTGAATTTCGCGTCCATCAGCGATGGCGTGAACATGTTGAAGGACGGCCAGGCCGATGTGATGATGACGATCACCTCTGTGCCGAACGGCTCGCTGCTCGACCTCACCAATTCGCGCAAGATCAAGTTTCTGTCGATCACGGACGAACAGTTCGCCGCGATGAAAAAGGAAAATGCCGGCTGGGGCCGCCTGACGATTCCGGCAAACAGCTATCCGAACCAGACGGAACCGGTTGAGATTGCCGGCTTCCCCGCGCATCTGATCCTGAACTGCTCAACGGTTTCGGAAGAGTCGGCCTATAACATGACCAAGGCGCTTATCAATCGCGGTCAGGAACTCGGCGCCATCGTGAAGACGCTGAGCAACATTACGGCGAAGGACATGGCTACCGATATCGGCGTGCCGCTGCATCCCGGTTCGGCCAAGGCCTACAAGGAAGCCGGCGCGCTCTAG
- a CDS encoding TRAP transporter permease, whose protein sequence is MLASNKIGIAVSSAIALAMLGFHLWVVFTGAPEVFHFRGTHLLFALVLIYLWFPTLADATRGKAIFGALWDTALLAGSVAVISYLFVEHDYILDRFAYVDELRPTDFTFGVLIIVIVLEATRRTIGLALPITSLIFLGYGFFVAGLRPGEVIDQMYLTTEGIFGIPLNVSATYLVLFIVFGALVEKTGTGKLFMDFALALAGHTAGGPAKVACMTSAMFGTISGSSTANVMTTGTFTIPLMKRIGYRPAFAGAVEAVASTGGQIMPPIMGAAAFVMAEFMAVSYLTVISLAILPALLYFLAVFIAVHFEAKRVGLKGLPRADLPAMGKVLRDRGHQFLPLAIIIGVLVAGYSAPYAATCGLFSVVPVALMRKTTRSEISFMGVINALIEGIRNSLQVAVACACSGIVIGIISLSGIGIEFTSFVIQLSQETLLLALILTAIAGIILGMGLPTTPAYIVQVALLVPALIKLGVPLEAAHMFVFYFAILSAITPPVAITLYAANGLSGAGIWDGGLAAMKLAATGYIIPFMFVYGPSLLMIGDAVTVAISCVTSVIGVCCLAAGLHGYFLRRANVIERLLLAAAAFTLIKPGLTTDIVGGCIITGIIALQLFIWPRSATETETAAPVTVRD, encoded by the coding sequence ATGCTGGCCAGCAACAAGATCGGTATCGCCGTTTCATCCGCCATCGCGCTTGCGATGTTGGGATTCCATCTCTGGGTCGTCTTCACCGGTGCGCCGGAGGTCTTTCATTTTCGCGGCACGCATCTGCTGTTTGCGCTGGTCCTGATCTATCTCTGGTTTCCGACGCTGGCCGACGCCACGCGCGGCAAGGCAATCTTCGGCGCCCTGTGGGATACGGCACTTCTCGCCGGATCCGTCGCGGTCATCTCCTACCTTTTTGTGGAGCACGATTACATTCTGGACCGCTTCGCCTATGTCGATGAATTGCGGCCGACAGACTTCACCTTCGGTGTCTTGATCATTGTCATTGTCCTGGAGGCGACCCGCCGCACCATTGGTCTGGCGCTGCCGATCACGTCCCTGATATTTCTCGGCTACGGCTTTTTTGTCGCCGGCCTGCGACCCGGCGAAGTCATCGATCAGATGTACCTGACGACGGAAGGCATTTTCGGCATCCCGCTGAATGTGTCCGCCACATATCTCGTCCTGTTTATCGTATTCGGCGCCCTGGTTGAAAAAACCGGCACCGGCAAACTGTTCATGGATTTCGCGCTGGCACTTGCCGGGCACACCGCCGGCGGACCCGCCAAGGTCGCCTGCATGACCAGCGCCATGTTCGGCACGATTTCCGGCAGTTCCACCGCCAATGTCATGACCACGGGTACATTCACGATTCCGCTGATGAAACGGATCGGATACCGGCCCGCCTTTGCCGGCGCGGTCGAAGCGGTTGCATCGACCGGCGGGCAGATCATGCCGCCGATTATGGGCGCCGCCGCCTTCGTCATGGCCGAATTCATGGCCGTGAGTTACCTGACGGTTATCTCGCTCGCCATCCTGCCGGCGCTGCTCTATTTCCTTGCGGTTTTTATCGCGGTCCATTTCGAAGCGAAACGCGTCGGCCTGAAGGGGCTGCCGCGCGCCGACCTTCCCGCAATGGGCAAGGTCCTGCGCGACCGTGGCCATCAGTTTCTCCCCCTGGCAATCATCATTGGCGTTCTGGTCGCCGGATACAGCGCGCCCTATGCGGCGACATGCGGTTTGTTTTCCGTCGTTCCGGTTGCCCTGATGCGCAAGACGACACGTTCCGAGATCAGCTTCATGGGCGTCATCAACGCCCTTATCGAAGGCATTCGCAACTCGCTGCAGGTCGCCGTCGCCTGCGCCTGCTCCGGTATCGTCATCGGCATTATTTCCCTCAGCGGCATCGGCATCGAGTTCACCTCCTTCGTCATTCAACTGTCGCAGGAGACCCTGTTGCTGGCGCTGATCCTGACCGCGATCGCCGGCATCATCCTGGGCATGGGCCTGCCGACGACGCCCGCCTATATCGTACAGGTGGCGTTGCTGGTGCCGGCGCTGATCAAGCTGGGGGTCCCGCTTGAAGCCGCGCATATGTTCGTGTTCTATTTCGCCATCCTCTCGGCCATTACGCCGCCGGTGGCGATCACGCTTTACGCGGCGAACGGCCTGTCCGGCGCGGGGATCTGGGATGGTGGCCTCGCTGCGATGAAACTGGCCGCGACCGGCTACATAATACCGTTCATGTTTGTCTACGGACCGTCGCTGCTGATGATCGGCGACGCCGTCACGGTCGCAATTTCCTGCGTGACCTCGGTTATCGGCGTTTGCTGCCTTGCCGCCGGCTTGCACGGATACTTCCTGCGCCGCGCCAATGTAATCGAGCGCCTGCTGCTGGCGGCGGCGGCCTTTACGCTGATCAAGCCCGGCCTGACAACGGATATCGTCGGCGGCTGCATCATCACCGGCATCATCGCATTGCAGCTGTTCATCTGGCCGCGCTCGGCGACGGAAACGGAAACCGCCGCACCGGTGACCGTTCGGGACTAA
- the tldD gene encoding metalloprotease TldD: MSDLATTDNLFFEKAGLNQSRTQKIVDDALTGADDGELYLEYCQAESISYDDGRVRNASFDTMQGFGLRAIADEATGYSHSAELNEDAIKRAGDTVRAVQSGHGGTMAGAPVGRNQSLYSDENPLGQMDFAAKVKLLADIDEYARSRDSRVRQVSASISGEWQAVQIIRLGGFRAADIRPLVRLNVSVIVGEGDRMESGSHGVGGRVSYDAFVDPAAWQAQTDEALRQALVNLESVAAPAGEMTVVLGPGWPGILLHEAVGHGLEGDFNRKKTSAFAGLLGERVASPGVTVVDDGTLNDRRGSLTIDDEGTATSRTVLIEDGILVGYMQDRLNARLMGAAPTGNGRRQSFAHAPMPRMTNTYMPNGNADPEEILRSVKNGLYAVSFGGGQVDITSGKFVFSCTEAYKIENGKIGAPVKGATLIGNGPDVLTRVSMIGNDTKLDPGIGTCGKDGQGVPVGVGQPTLRIDGLTVGGTAA; the protein is encoded by the coding sequence GTGTCCGACCTTGCGACGACAGACAACCTGTTTTTCGAAAAGGCTGGGCTCAACCAGTCGCGAACGCAGAAGATCGTCGATGACGCCCTGACCGGGGCCGATGATGGTGAACTCTACCTGGAGTACTGTCAGGCGGAGAGCATTTCCTATGATGACGGCCGCGTCCGCAACGCCAGCTTCGATACGATGCAGGGGTTTGGCCTGCGCGCCATCGCCGACGAGGCGACGGGATATTCGCATTCGGCGGAACTGAATGAAGACGCCATCAAACGGGCGGGCGATACGGTTCGCGCGGTGCAGTCGGGCCATGGCGGCACGATGGCCGGCGCGCCCGTTGGCCGAAACCAGAGCCTGTACAGCGACGAAAACCCGCTCGGCCAGATGGATTTCGCCGCCAAGGTAAAGCTGCTGGCCGATATCGATGAATATGCCAGGTCCCGCGATTCCCGTGTGCGGCAGGTGTCTGCGTCGATATCGGGCGAATGGCAGGCGGTGCAGATCATCAGGTTGGGCGGTTTCCGCGCTGCCGATATCCGGCCACTGGTCCGGCTCAATGTCTCCGTCATCGTCGGTGAGGGCGACCGCATGGAAAGCGGCAGCCATGGCGTTGGCGGCCGGGTGTCCTACGACGCCTTCGTCGACCCGGCAGCCTGGCAGGCGCAGACCGACGAGGCGTTGCGGCAGGCGCTGGTGAACCTGGAATCCGTCGCCGCGCCCGCCGGCGAAATGACCGTCGTGCTCGGCCCCGGCTGGCCCGGTATCCTGCTGCATGAAGCGGTCGGGCACGGGCTGGAAGGCGATTTCAACCGCAAGAAGACCTCGGCTTTCGCCGGCCTGCTGGGCGAACGCGTCGCGTCCCCCGGCGTGACGGTGGTCGACGACGGCACGCTCAACGACCGCCGCGGTTCGCTGACGATCGATGACGAGGGAACCGCGACCTCCCGCACGGTCCTGATCGAAGACGGCATTCTCGTCGGCTATATGCAGGACCGGCTGAACGCCCGCCTGATGGGCGCCGCACCGACCGGCAACGGGCGGCGGCAATCCTTTGCCCATGCGCCGATGCCGCGGATGACCAATACCTACATGCCCAACGGTAACGCCGATCCGGAGGAGATCCTGCGCTCGGTCAAGAACGGGCTGTACGCCGTGTCCTTCGGCGGCGGCCAGGTCGATATCACCAGCGGCAAGTTCGTCTTTTCCTGCACCGAGGCCTACAAGATTGAGAATGGAAAAATTGGCGCGCCGGTAAAAGGGGCGACGCTGATCGGCAACGGCCCGGACGTGTTGACCCGTGTTTCCATGATAGGCAACGACACGAAGCTCGATCCCGGCATCGGCACCTGCGGCAAGGACGGTCAGGGCGTGCCGGTCGGCGTCGGCCAGCCAACCCTGCGGATTGACGGGCTGACAGTCGGCGGCACAGCGGCGTGA
- a CDS encoding pyridoxamine 5'-phosphate oxidase family protein — translation MLTDDMKRVIREQKLGFLASVNADGTPNLSPKATYIVLDDTTIAFVELRSPNTMRNLARNPSVALNFVDPFVRKGYRFQGRATAVMRGADGFDALFARFGDLGGLAEAVRAVVRIDLEEADALISPAYDRGATEHSLRQDWTRKFRDMQPGGIFDTGV, via the coding sequence ATGCTGACCGACGACATGAAACGCGTGATCCGCGAACAGAAACTGGGCTTCCTGGCGAGCGTCAATGCGGACGGCACGCCCAACCTTTCGCCCAAGGCGACCTATATCGTCCTCGACGATACCACGATTGCCTTCGTCGAACTGCGGTCGCCGAACACGATGCGCAACCTTGCGCGCAATCCCTCGGTGGCGCTGAATTTCGTCGATCCCTTCGTGCGCAAGGGCTACCGGTTCCAGGGGCGCGCCACCGCCGTGATGCGGGGCGCCGACGGCTTCGATGCGCTGTTCGCCCGGTTCGGCGATCTGGGCGGACTGGCGGAGGCGGTGCGCGCGGTCGTGCGCATCGACCTTGAGGAAGCCGACGCCCTGATTTCCCCCGCCTATGACCGGGGGGCGACCGAACATTCCCTGCGACAGGACTGGACCCGGAAATTCCGCGACATGCAGCCCGGCGGTATCTTCGACACGGGCGTTTAG
- a CDS encoding RT0821/Lpp0805 family surface protein gives MKRIAVLVLLAGLTACQTGDPANQRASATLSGMFLGAFVGYNILGSGTGQTVMTILGAAAGGAGGYYAADYIIRMDKQKMERAAFLSLDSAAEGSTVYWENEDTGSAGSFRILRSFQASDGRDCREFIASAMGESATVERQSTACRIRNGAWEIG, from the coding sequence ATGAAGCGTATCGCCGTGCTTGTCCTGCTTGCCGGCCTCACCGCCTGTCAGACCGGCGACCCCGCCAACCAGCGGGCCAGCGCGACGCTTTCCGGCATGTTTCTGGGCGCCTTCGTCGGTTACAACATCCTGGGCAGCGGCACCGGGCAGACCGTCATGACCATCCTCGGCGCGGCGGCCGGCGGCGCCGGCGGCTATTACGCGGCCGACTACATCATCCGGATGGACAAGCAGAAGATGGAGCGCGCGGCCTTTCTGAGCCTGGACAGCGCGGCTGAGGGATCGACGGTCTATTGGGAGAACGAGGACACCGGTTCGGCCGGCAGTTTCCGGATTCTGCGCAGCTTCCAGGCGTCCGACGGCCGCGACTGCCGGGAATTCATCGCCAGTGCCATGGGCGAAAGCGCAACCGTCGAACGGCAGAGCACGGCCTGCCGGATCCGCAACGGCGCCTGGGAAATTGGCTGA
- a CDS encoding DUF6134 family protein: MARRCLSVALIAAALIAVSCRIAPALASDITGVPDGGMLNFAILRNGEAIGSHVIRFERNGSDLEVRIEAKVDYRFGFIPLYRFEHQALEVWRDGSLQRMAATTNDNGAPYQIALHREEGGMVLAINGVETAEDPDLQPASLWSVAIVTQRRILDPADGELMSVEIADAGMESIRVAGRDIQARHYVMTGDFERDLWYDSRGVLMQVRFHGDDGSEIRYDLR; this comes from the coding sequence ATGGCGCGACGGTGTTTGTCCGTAGCCCTGATTGCCGCGGCGCTGATCGCGGTATCGTGCCGCATAGCGCCGGCCTTGGCGTCCGATATTACCGGCGTGCCCGATGGCGGGATGTTGAATTTCGCCATCCTGCGGAACGGCGAGGCAATCGGCTCGCATGTCATCCGCTTCGAAAGGAACGGGAGCGACCTGGAGGTGCGCATCGAGGCAAAGGTCGATTACCGCTTCGGCTTCATACCGCTTTACCGGTTCGAGCATCAGGCGCTGGAAGTCTGGCGCGACGGCAGTCTACAGCGGATGGCAGCCACGACGAACGATAACGGTGCGCCATACCAGATTGCCCTGCATCGCGAAGAGGGCGGCATGGTGCTGGCGATCAATGGCGTCGAAACGGCGGAGGACCCGGATCTCCAGCCGGCGAGCCTGTGGAGTGTCGCGATCGTGACGCAACGCCGCATTCTGGATCCGGCCGATGGCGAATTGATGTCGGTCGAAATCGCCGACGCCGGCATGGAATCAATCCGGGTCGCGGGGCGCGATATCCAGGCCCGGCACTATGTGATGACCGGCGATTTCGAACGCGACCTCTGGTACGACAGCCGGGGCGTGCTGATGCAGGTTCGCTTCCACGGCGATGACGGATCGGAAATCCGCTACGATCTGCGTTAG
- the lepA gene encoding translation elongation factor 4 produces MTDQSHIRNFAIIAHIDHGKSTLADRLIEKAGSLAAREMKEQFLDSMDLERERGITIKAHAVRLEYRAKDGETYILNLMDTPGHVDFAYEVSRSLAACEGSILLVDASQGVEAQTLANVYLALDADHEIVTVLNKVDLPSAEPDRIRQQIEDVIGLDASDAIAVSAKTGQGVDDVLEALVKHLPPPAGDPKAPLRALLVDSWYDAYLGVVALVRVVDGTLTKGQRIRMMATGTAHPVERVGIFTPKGVMIDALGPGEIGFITASIKSVADCKVGDTLTDDRVPALKVLAGFKPSVPVVFCGLFPVDAADYDDLRESLARLALNDSSFHYEPETSAALGFGFRCGCLGLLHLEIVQERLEREFDLDLITTAPSVVYRIALTNGEQIELHNPADYPEPMRIDTIAEPWIKATIMAPDEYLGGILSLCTERRGEQVELTYVGDRAMVVYRLPLNEVVFDFYDRLKSISRGYASFDYEISGYREGDLVKVGILVNNEPVDALALITHKSQSERRGRQLCERLKTLIPRQLFKIAIQASIGGKVIARETVSALRKDVTAKCYGGDITRKRKLLEKQKKGKKRMRQFGQVEIPQSAFLEALRMEDR; encoded by the coding sequence ATGACTGATCAAAGCCATATCCGCAATTTTGCGATCATTGCCCATATCGACCATGGCAAATCGACGCTGGCCGACCGGCTGATCGAGAAGGCCGGGTCGCTGGCGGCGCGCGAGATGAAGGAACAGTTCCTCGATTCGATGGATCTGGAGCGCGAACGCGGCATCACCATCAAGGCGCATGCGGTCCGCCTGGAATACAGGGCGAAGGACGGCGAGACCTATATCCTCAACCTGATGGACACGCCGGGCCATGTCGATTTCGCCTATGAGGTGAGCCGCAGCCTGGCCGCCTGCGAGGGATCGATCCTGCTGGTCGACGCCAGCCAGGGAGTCGAGGCGCAGACGCTGGCGAATGTCTATCTGGCGCTGGACGCCGACCATGAAATCGTCACCGTCCTGAACAAGGTCGACCTGCCCTCCGCGGAGCCGGACCGGATCCGCCAGCAGATCGAGGATGTGATCGGGCTGGACGCCAGCGACGCCATTGCCGTTTCCGCCAAAACGGGGCAGGGCGTGGACGACGTGCTGGAGGCGCTGGTGAAGCATCTGCCGCCGCCCGCCGGCGATCCGAAAGCGCCGCTGCGCGCCTTGCTGGTCGACAGCTGGTATGACGCCTATCTCGGCGTCGTGGCGCTGGTTCGCGTCGTCGACGGCACCCTGACCAAGGGCCAGCGTATCCGCATGATGGCCACCGGTACCGCCCATCCGGTGGAGCGCGTCGGCATCTTCACGCCGAAGGGCGTCATGATCGACGCGCTGGGCCCCGGCGAGATCGGCTTTATCACCGCCTCGATCAAATCGGTCGCGGATTGCAAGGTCGGCGATACGCTGACCGACGACCGCGTGCCGGCGCTCAAGGTGCTGGCCGGGTTCAAGCCGTCGGTGCCGGTCGTGTTCTGCGGGCTGTTTCCCGTCGACGCGGCGGATTACGACGATCTGCGCGAGAGCCTGGCGCGGCTCGCGCTGAACGATTCGAGCTTCCATTACGAACCGGAAACCTCCGCCGCGCTGGGCTTCGGGTTCCGCTGCGGCTGCCTCGGCCTGCTGCATCTGGAAATCGTCCAGGAACGGCTGGAGCGGGAATTCGACCTTGACCTCATCACCACCGCCCCCTCCGTCGTCTACCGGATCGCGCTGACCAATGGCGAACAGATCGAACTGCACAACCCGGCGGATTATCCCGAACCGATGCGGATCGACACCATCGCCGAACCCTGGATCAAGGCGACGATCATGGCGCCGGACGAATATCTCGGCGGGATTCTGTCGCTGTGCACGGAACGGCGCGGGGAGCAGGTGGAACTGACCTATGTCGGCGACCGGGCCATGGTCGTTTACAGGCTACCGCTGAACGAGGTCGTGTTCGATTTCTACGACCGGCTGAAATCGATCAGCCGCGGCTACGCCAGCTTCGATTATGAAATTTCCGGATACCGCGAAGGCGACCTGGTCAAGGTCGGCATTCTGGTGAACAACGAACCGGTCGATGCGCTGGCGCTGATCACCCATAAATCGCAGTCGGAACGGCGCGGCCGGCAGCTCTGCGAACGATTGAAGACTCTGATCCCGCGCCAGTTGTTCAAGATCGCCATCCAGGCCTCGATCGGCGGCAAGGTGATTGCCCGGGAAACCGTCAGCGCGCTGCGCAAGGACGTGACCGCGAAATGCTATGGCGGCGACATTACCCGCAAGCGCAAGCTGCTGGAAAAGCAGAAGAAGGGCAAGAAGCGGATGCGCCAGTTCGGCCAGGTGGAAATCCCGCAATCGGCCTTCCTCGAAGCGCTGCGGATGGAGGACCGCTAG
- a CDS encoding FAD-linked oxidase C-terminal domain-containing protein yields the protein MAPENTANQIAPTVLEQLRAVIGDRVSTAAAVRDHHASGEDYMTPMPPDAVCFAQSTEEASAIVRICAAYGIPVIPYGTGTSLEGHVIALHGGVCLDLSRMNAVLEVNAEDLDCRVQAGVTRKQINEHLRDTGLFFPIDPGADASLGGMAATRASGTNAVRYGTMRENVLGLTVVLADGRVIRTGGRARKSAAGYDLTRVFVGSEGTLGVITEVQLRLYGIPEAMSTAVCQFPTLADAVNTVILTIQSGIPVARIELLDDVQMDACIRYSRLEGYEAKPTLWFEFHGTEASVKEQSEMVGAIAADFDGGRFQWTTRSEERNQLWQARHDAYFAALALQPGKKGIATDACVPISRLAECLLDTQRDIQETGMIAPIVGHVGDGNFHLVILIDPERPEELKNAKALIERMNHRAIAMGGTCTGEHGIGLGKRDFLTAEHGEAVSVMRAIKFALDPANIMNPGKILRK from the coding sequence ATGGCCCCTGAAAATACGGCAAACCAGATCGCGCCGACGGTTCTTGAACAGCTGCGCGCCGTCATCGGCGACCGGGTATCGACCGCGGCTGCCGTGCGCGATCACCATGCCAGCGGCGAAGACTATATGACGCCCATGCCGCCCGATGCCGTATGCTTCGCGCAGTCGACCGAAGAAGCCAGCGCCATCGTCCGGATTTGCGCCGCATACGGGATACCGGTCATTCCGTACGGCACGGGAACGTCGCTGGAAGGGCATGTCATCGCGCTGCATGGGGGCGTCTGTCTCGACCTGTCCCGGATGAACGCCGTGCTGGAAGTGAACGCGGAAGACCTGGACTGCCGGGTTCAGGCCGGCGTCACCCGCAAGCAGATCAACGAACACCTGCGCGATACCGGGCTGTTCTTTCCCATCGATCCCGGCGCGGACGCCTCACTGGGCGGCATGGCGGCGACGCGGGCCAGCGGCACGAACGCGGTGCGGTACGGCACGATGCGCGAAAACGTTCTGGGGCTGACGGTGGTCCTGGCGGATGGCCGGGTTATCCGTACCGGCGGCCGGGCGCGCAAATCCGCAGCCGGTTACGACCTGACGCGCGTTTTCGTCGGTTCGGAAGGAACGCTTGGCGTCATCACCGAGGTGCAGTTGCGCCTGTATGGCATACCCGAGGCGATGTCGACGGCGGTCTGCCAGTTTCCGACCCTGGCGGATGCGGTGAATACCGTGATCCTGACGATCCAGTCCGGCATTCCCGTGGCGCGCATCGAACTGCTCGACGATGTACAGATGGATGCCTGCATCAGATATTCCAGGCTGGAAGGCTACGAAGCAAAACCGACCCTGTGGTTCGAATTTCACGGGACCGAGGCGTCGGTCAAGGAACAATCGGAAATGGTCGGCGCCATAGCTGCGGATTTCGACGGCGGCCGCTTTCAGTGGACGACCCGCAGTGAGGAACGCAACCAGCTCTGGCAGGCGCGTCACGACGCCTATTTCGCTGCCCTGGCCCTGCAGCCGGGCAAGAAGGGAATCGCGACCGATGCCTGCGTACCGATTTCCCGCCTTGCCGAGTGCCTGCTCGACACCCAGCGCGACATCCAGGAAACCGGCATGATCGCGCCAATTGTCGGTCATGTCGGCGACGGGAACTTCCATCTCGTGATCCTGATCGATCCGGAAAGGCCCGAGGAACTGAAGAACGCCAAGGCGCTAATCGAGCGGATGAACCACCGCGCCATCGCCATGGGCGGAACCTGTACGGGAGAACACGGTATCGGGCTCGGCAAACGCGACTTCCTGACCGCCGAACATGGCGAGGCCGTCAGCGTCATGCGCGCGATCAAGTTCGCGCTGGACCCCGCGAATATCATGAATCCCGGAAAAATATTGCGTAAATGA